aagaccaaaaagcacatttttgtcttAATAATTTTTTTAACGATATGGTTGTgtattgactttgtggctgtggtaactacgTGAAACCCCGACAGTTGAAGTCGTCCATGGACTGGTTGGTACTGATTAAACAGCCAGCTAGATAGTGCCAACAAGATCAGAGAGAACTTGTTAGATCGAGAGACCGACTTGTCTTCAGATAAAATCAACTTTAAAAAGGACAGCCAGTATAATGTTTTATTCAAATGCATGGACTAAGTGCTTGATATGGCTTATATTTTTAACAAGTGTAAATGGTGAGTACGTTTCTAGTCATGGTAACTTTGCTGTACAGTAACCGTTTGCTAGCTAACGTTTATAAAAGTTTTAGCTTCATGTTTTGGTTACAAATAGACACTTTGCTAATTTGAGCTGGCCAACGTAACTCTCATTGTGTGTGGAGTTGACATATTATACTATATCATGTCCTCACAGCCGAGTGTCCCAATCCTCAAGTAGAGGGAAATGTTGTTCTAACGAATGATGCGCTATTAATTGACAATTTTCCGGAGGGGAAGGAAGCCACTTTTGAGTGTGTCAACGGCTACTTGAAAGAGCAAGGATCTGAAAGTATCACCTGCACGAGTGGAGAGTGGAGCACGCTCGAATTAACCTGCAAAAGTATGCGGCAAAATAGTAGCATTTTTCTCAGTTGTTCTGTAAAGTGCGATTTTTATTGCGTGTTTActgttatttgatttatttactgTTGTTTGATTGTTTGTTGTTGGCGTTAACTTGGCTCGATGATTATTAATTCCAGAGAAGGACTGTGGTTCCCCCAGGAAGATACCACATTTGACATATGAGTTTAAGGAAGGCACGCTTTTTGGTGCATCAGCAAGAGCAATCTGTGATAAAGGGTGAGTATGCTTCATCCTGTATCTAATGTATCATCAGAGTATGTTAGAATTATTTTGGCAAAAGATTCAATGCCAGACAACCACCCCACCCAACTACCTCCAATAATGTATGTATAAACTAGATGGCTGATAAGAGgtgctgtgttgaagccaccgtgcctccatcttggcactcccccaccGCTGTAAGacatattttggaagctatagaaatgtatttattaaagATGAATTGAAACATTTTTAGTATGTTAAGGCAATTTTGATAACCAAATGTGATAAAGAAGCATGTTCCTACCCTTAAAACAGCTGaaaaactgttttaaaatcacaattggcctcatggtgaaatccctgagcaatttccttcctctccagtgACTAAGTTAGGAAGGTTGCCTGTATTTTTgttgtgactgtgtgtattgatacacaatTCAAAGTTTTACTAATCGACCAATAGGAGTCCTTCTTTGtggtctttgttgttgaatctgtgcttgaaattcactgctcgactgagggaccttacagataattgaatgtggggtagtcatttaaaaatcatgttaaacactgttattgcacacagagtgagtccatgtaacttatgtgacttgttaagcacatttttagtcctgaacttatttaggcttgccataacaaaagggttgcaTGCTTATTGTCTCAAGACTTTTCAGCTTTTAAttcatttacaaacatttctaaaaacataattccaacttgacattatggggtattgtgtgtagatcagtgacacaaaatctcaatggaatccattttaaattcagtctgtaacacaacacaaattggaaaaggtcaaggggtgtgaatactttctgaaagcactctACTGTAGAATtgcattcattcctatggaggactgctcctactggggagtgcAAATATGGCCGACCGTAGGCTTCAAAACCTCTCAATAGCCAATAGATGGCAtaagcaatccagggtttatatacatcattgacCACCTCTCacatgctctctcctcctcttctagtTATCAACTTATGGGCACAAGTTACAGGCAGTGTTATGCCACAGGTTGGAGTGGAAGACCAAGATGTAAAGGTAAATCTCCCATATTTGCCATTGACACACTTGGACATCTATGCATGACTCCCTGTCAAAGCATGACTCCTTGtcaaaataaaatgaaaataaGGCATTGAACTTGTTTGAATAAAGACCACAAATATAATGCACCCATGTATGTGTCTTCCTCAGTGGTAACTTGTGATAAACCTCCTGAGATAATGAATGGCACGATCATAGAGAAGCCTGGCGAAGAGTTACCAAAGTATGGTTGTGTCATACAGTACTCCTGTAACGAAGGTTACACCCTCATTGGAAACAAATCAATTGAGTGCATTGAAGATGGTGAATACAACTCATTACCTCCTGAATGTAAAGGTATGGATTCCCTTTATGTTTGATCAATTATCTGCCAACTGTTATGGGTTATATGCTTTACAGAGGATACATTATATATTATTGTTGTAGATCTGCCTTCACCCTACATCTAGACACTGCAGGCATGTGTCAGACTATGATAAGGAACATTGTCATTGATCTTCCTTCTGTAAATCCCTGTCAGTGTCATATGTAACAGTGGTGTACACTTGAAGGTGCAATACTGAATAATCATTGTACATTTCTATTTCATAGATGTCAATGACATTCTTTTGAAACCAACAACTATATCAACATCATCAATAACAACAACATCAACTGTTCTACCCACAATACGAGGTAGAGGAAATCCAAGTAAATATATCCCAGTGTAATCAAGGGCTTGATAATTCATTGAATTTGGTATTTGCAGTTTCAGGGAGTAACAGTGGTGTACACTAATTCAAAATGAAAGCACTGCATGAAGGTGCAATACTGAATAATCATTGTACATTTCTGTTTCATAGATGTCAATGACATTCTTTTGAAACCAACAACTATATCAACATCATCAGTAACAACAACATCGACTGTTCTACCCACAATACGAGGTAGAGGAAATCCAAGTAAATCTATCCCAGTGTAATCAAGGGCTTGATAATTCATTGAATTTGGTATTTGCAGTTTCAGGGAGTAACAGTGGTGTACACTAATTCAAAATGAAAGCACTGCATGAAGGTGCAATACTGAATAATCATTGTACATTTCTATTTCATAGATGTCAATGACATTCTTTTGAAACCAACAACTATATCAACATCATCAATAACAACAACATCGACTGTTCCACCCACAATACGAGGTAGAGGAAATCCAAGTAAATCTATCCTAGTGTAATCAAGGGCTTGATTATTCATTGAATTTGAAATTTGCAGTTTCAGGGAGGAATAATGGCAttggggaacatgacaccaatGCAGCTACTGGTGAGTTAAGTTGATTCAATTGATTATTATTTT
This genomic window from Oncorhynchus nerka isolate Pitt River linkage group LG2, Oner_Uvic_2.0, whole genome shotgun sequence contains:
- the LOC135559634 gene encoding complement decay-accelerating factor-like, with product MGTSYRQCYATGWSGRPRCKVVTCDKPPEIMNGTIIEKPGEELPKYGCVIQYSCNEGYTLIGNKSIECIEDGEYNSLPPECKDVNDILLKPTTISTSSITTTSTVLPTIRGRGNPNVNDILLKPTTISTSSVTTTSTVLPTIRDVNDILLKPTTISTSSITTTSTVPPTIRVSGRNNGIGEHDTNAATEIAAVVGSGIGTVITRTSLEKTEVEQRNYYNFKITKLNAYPRYLQFIHIIILKPLFTNMFTIF